In Cydia pomonella isolate Wapato2018A chromosome 1, ilCydPomo1, whole genome shotgun sequence, one genomic interval encodes:
- the LOC133516506 gene encoding sperm-tail PG-rich repeat-containing protein 2-like, translating into MAAYSLSERFSRDSKYYRFYDPGAYQYDESYKTKQSHAPFLSKTPRKTLCARPIWTHAIYDADIPSKIPNCTAMMSKIPRFPYEAFSKEDLEEILCKCGFPTRCRCPIEEEDKPKPNIVCQGKVPKHIIKGVPPRTGGDSGLSAPSKGDYGFEVRRDGSQKRLKEQVSDESPPFYDARVIEATMFYQGCKWSKWTGTRSTKALEESPGPAHYTLENQLTEIEKCAEKCRAQKRKESKQYRYIEMVQRRNILENAPGPASYSPILPKGSDLQEIGPKADRFTSSKHEVSPGPADHNLKRDFDLPPKLVTSCRAVLPEPACFGVKDQRFKPRKEEGPSPASYCATYKPCMIQICSKAPFGSSTKRFRTIPLDETDENEIKVNDNDPQQTEKVQDIDSCPHHTWEFKSKTVRMKPLLKSWNQPSPADFMPMQLKSKRPLHLQFLSPFCSSNGRFQPWYNWIPVFGKLVTPGPGYYNAEKAKCYPAVNRGPLYRDQRFRSPSFETPAPCAYNVGGGLEAILDTYNQKLKHNIENQYTYHSDIAPERKVLTLEEKETMLMNKCIALCEESINEVSSLPPQEKKCEIITKNVKDKKKILRFFLYKHQMPICN; encoded by the coding sequence atggcagcATACAGTTTGAGCGAAAGGTTCTCCCGAGACTCCAAATACTATAGATTTTACGATCCAGGTGCATACCAGTACGATGAGAGCTATAAAACAAAGCAATCCCACGCCCCATTTCTTTCAAAAACACCACGTAAGACTTTATGTGCTAGGCCAATATGGACACATGCTATTTATGACGCTGATATTCCATCTAAAATTCCGAACTGTACTGCAATGATGTCAAAAATTCCACGTTTTCCTTATGAGGCTTTCAGTAAAGAAGATCTTGAAGAAATTCTTTGCAAATGCGGATTCCCAACACGTTGTCGATGCCCtatagaagaagaagataaaccAAAACCAAATATCGTATGTCAAGGTAAAGTGccaaaacatattataaaaggaGTGCCACCTCGAACTGGTGGTGACAGCGGCCTATCAGCCCCATCTAAGGGTGACTATGGGTTCGAAGTACGTAGAGATGGTTCTCAAAAGAGATTAAAGGAACAAGTTTCGGATGAGTCTCCTCCGTTTTatgatgcaagagtgatagaagCAACAATGTTTTATCAAGGATGTAAATGGAGTAAGTGGACTGGTACTAGATCAACAAAGGCTTTAGAGGAAAGTCCTGGACCAGCACATTACACATTGGAGAATCAGCTTACTGAAATCGAAAAATGTGCTGAAAAATGTAGAGCTCAGAAACGTAAAGAATCAAAACAATACAGATATATAGAGATGGTTCAAAGAagaaatattttagaaaatgcGCCCGGACCGGCATCGTATTCTCCCATATTGCCGAAAGGTAGCGATTTACAAGAAATAGGACCAAAAGCTGACAGATTTACTTCATCAAAACATGAAGTTTCCCCTGGTCCAGCCGATCATAACCTTAAAAGGGATTTTGATCTACCACCAAAGTTGGTTACATCCTGTCGTGCAGTTTTGCCTGAACCTGCTTGTTTCGGTGTAAAAGATCAAAGATTTAAGCCGCGCAAAGAAGAAGGCCCTAGTCCAGCTAGTTATTGTGCAACATATAAACCATGTATGATTCAAATATGTTCAAAAGCACCTTTTGGATCATCTACAAAAAGATTTAGAACTATCCCATTAGACGAAACCGATGAGAATGAAATCAAAGTAAATGATAATGATCCACAGCAGACTGAAAAAGTACAAGATATCGATTCTTGCCCCCATCATACGTGGGAATTTAAATCAAAAACTGTGCGCATGAAACCACTTCTTAAAAGTTGGAATCAGCCGAGCCCTGCAGATTTTATGCCGATGCAACTAAAATCAAAACGACCCTTGCATCTGCAATTCCTTTCCCCATTTTGTTCATCAAACGGTCGTTTTCAACCGTGGTACAATTGGATTCCTGTATTTGGAAAATTAGTCACGCCGGGTCCGGGTTACTACAATGCAGAAAAGGCCAAATGTTATCCAGCAGTAAATCGTGGTCCCTTGTATCGAGATCAACGTTTCCGCTCACCTTCATTTGAGACTCCGGCTCCATGCGCATATAATGTAGGGGGTGGCCTTGAAGCTATTTTAGATACGTACAACCAAAAACTGAAACATAATATCGAAAATCAGTATACATATCACAGTGATATAGCCCCTGAACGGAAAGTATTAACTTTAGAAGAAAAAGAAACTATGCTTATGAATAAGTGCATCGCATTGTGTGAAGAATCAATCAATGAAGTATCTTCTTTGCCACCCCAGGAGAAGAAATGTGAGATTATAACAAAAAACGtaaaagacaagaaaaaaatattacgctTCTTTTTATATAAACATCAAATGCCTATATGtaactga